CCTTGGGTCGGTTCAGTGTGAACACTCGCGTGCCGGCGCTCTCTTCAAAGCTGATCTCCTTCGAGTTGCCAGCAGGCCGTTCGGGCTCGACATAGCCCCGCGTCACCATGCGCCGGATCGTCGAGACACGGAACACGGCACGAGAGGCCGGTGTGATACGGGTTCGGGTTGTATTCAGCATGTCTGTGTTGGGGAGAGAAATGGAGAGGAACCGTGTTGATAAATGTCAGTCGGTGACTGTCTTGCATCGGATCGGTTAGGCGAGCCGAAATGACAGAAGATCCGGTTACAGTCGGCTATCAGATCAAGTCGCCGCCATCAAcaccgacctcgccaaTGTTGTTACCACACTCATTCCAACTCCAGATGGTAGTCTGGACCGCCATCAATCCCGCACCAAAGTCTCGCTAGACCTCGATGCGCACACTGATCCGGCCGGGGCCTGTGCGTACAACGCAGCAAGTTGGACACGGCACCTGCCGGTCTCCTTGACTCATGGCACCTCTGCACCAACGTCTCGTTCAACTTCCATGTCTCAGCTACGTATACCATGCCTATTGCTTATGAAAACCCGTTCCGTCTCTCTGCTTCTCCCCTTGTTCCGTTCCCGTCTCTCTGCTTCGCCCCTTGTCAAGATCCTTCCGTGTCCCACAATTCTCCCAGCCCATCGGCCCACCTTCTCCGGCTTACGCCTTGCCGTGGCTCGCCTCACTCTCATTGACGACATACGTCTTGAACTTGCGCGCCGGCACCTTGTCGGCGAACATGACGTCGAGTTCGTCAAAGCCCCTCCCCTTAGTCTCGGGTAGGCGGAAGAACGACCACActgcgaggacgacgatAAATCCGGCCGGGAGGAAcgccgccttgcccttgaagTTTGCCTGGCCCTCGTTGAGGATATATGGTGTTGCGACGGTATTGACAATCGAGAGGACGTAGTATGAAGCGCGGGCGATGGCGATTGTCTTCTGGCGCAGTTGGGCCGATCCGATCTCGCAGCAGATGACATATGGCAGGGGACCGAGCGACCAGCCATAATTGAAGAACCAGACGAGGACCATGGCGCCTTCGACCCATAGGATCGTGTTGGTTTGCGGCAGGCATGCCAGGATACCAATGACGATCATGCTGACAAACATGCTCAGCAGGCCCATGAACCAGAGTGGTCGGCGTCCGAAACGCTGTTGTAATGCCATCGCACTCGATGTGCCCACAAAGGCGACGCAGTATGTTCCCAGAGTGAGCTTGAAGCTGTCGGCCTGTGCCATGCCCGCCAGACGGAAGAAGTAGGCCTGGTATCCCGAGATACTGAATCCAACTAGGACTTGGGCGCACCACGCGACAATGGCAATCTCTGTGCGCCGCCGGTCGACGCCTCGGAAACAGGAGGCGTACGAGCTTCCGAACTGGagcatctcctcgagcttgaccgTGTGCTCGATGAGCGCGACCACTTCGACGTGGTTGACCGTGTCGTCGGCCAGACGGCGCATGGCCTGTACTGCTTCCTCCTTACGTCCGCGCCGGACGAGCCACCACGGGCTGGGGGGACAAAGATACGCTCCGATCAGGAGCGGGATGGGGAAGGCCCACTGCAGCGCAAAAGGGATCTTCCAGCCCCACTCGGTTGTGTTGCTCTGCAAGCCGACCAgcacgccgacggcgaTAATGTGCCCAATTACCCAGCAGAGATTGACGAATGTCGGACCGTAGTGACGCAGCACGGTCGGCGCAACTTCAATAGCG
Above is a genomic segment from Cutaneotrichosporon cavernicola HIS019 DNA, chromosome: 1 containing:
- a CDS encoding uncharacterized protein (Belongs to the major facilitator superfamily. Sugar transporter (TC 2.A.1.1) family), whose protein sequence is MNSSTSSMDKAADKWDEHAVPVSVPHGKGETALATVEGMDPATAEMAARAREAENSLGLWQAFKAYRWAVFWSILVSMNIVMESYDTILLSSFYGYDSFNEKFGERLPSGKYSLPAEWQSAISLAASVGIIFGILLNGLIIDRYGHKVIMMWSLVALCGTIGLIFGATSRGMLLAGQLLSGIPWGTLNVIAPAYAIEVAPTVLRHYGPTFVNLCWVIGHIIAVGVLVGLQSNTTEWGWKIPFALQWAFPIPLLIGAYLCPPSPWWLVRRGRKEEAVQAMRRLADDTVNHVEVVALIEHTVKLEEMLQFGSSYASCFRGVDRRRTEIAIVAWCAQVLVGFSISGYQAYFFRLAGMAQADSFKLTLGTYCVAFVGTSSAMALQQRFGRRPLWFMGLLSMFVSMIVIGILACLPQTNTILWVEGAMVLVWFFNYGWSLGPLPYVICCEIGSAQLRQKTIAIARASYYVLSIVNTVATPYILNEGQANFKGKAAFLPAGFIVVLAVWSFFRLPETKGRGFDELDVMFADKVPARKFKTYVVNESEASHGKA